The Natribaculum luteum genome contains the following window.
TTGCGGCCGGACTGAACCGGTTTGCCACGTCCGTCGTCGGCTTCGAACGACTCCTGCGGACGCCACTCGAAGTCTACGTCGCCGGCTTCGCCCTCGCGCTCTGCGTCGGGACGGTCGTCGCGGTCGTCACCGGCTGGCGGGCCAGCCGCTACGCCAGCATCGAACACCTCGAGGCCTGATACGGGCTGCTGTCCGTCAGTTCCGGTGTCCCGCAGGCCGGTCGCGATTGCACCGGTACATCGGTACCGCAGGCCGTACGACTCGAGCGGGCATCGTACTCCCCGCGCTTCGGATAGTTCAAACGGACGCCGTAATCCCCCCATCGACGCGGATGTTCTGACCGGTGATGTAGCTCGAAGCAGGTGAGAGCAGGTACGCGACTGCGTCTGCAATCTCTGCGGTCTGTGCCGGGCGTCCCATCGGGATTCGCTCTCTCGTTTCCTCGTCTACGTCGTAACTGTCGACGAAGCCGGGTTGAACCGTGTTCATCCGGATTCCGGCCGCTGCGTACTGGTCGGCGTAGAGCTTGGTGAAACTCCCGAGTCCAGCCCGAAGCACCGACGAGACGGGGAACGAACTCGACGGTTCGAACGCAGAGAACGTGGAGATGTTCACGATCGACCCGTGGCCCTGTTCTTCCATGATGGGTGTGACGAGTCGCGCCATCC
Protein-coding sequences here:
- a CDS encoding SDR family oxidoreductase encodes the protein MADTKVAVVTAAGSGIGEACARRLDEDGYTPVLLSRSGSAVEVANDLGGDGFEGSVTDPDDLAALVEATYERYGRIDAVVNNTGHPPSGDLLGISDEEWHEGLDLVLLNTVRMARLVTPIMEEQGHGSIVNISTFSAFEPSSSFPVSSVLRAGLGSFTKLYADQYAAAGIRMNTVQPGFVDSYDVDEETRERIPMGRPAQTAEIADAVAYLLSPASSYITGQNIRVDGGITASV